Proteins co-encoded in one Gadus morhua chromosome 6, gadMor3.0, whole genome shotgun sequence genomic window:
- the LOC115546039 gene encoding uncharacterized protein LOC115546039 isoform X2 — MACKRARHDSCSVFGCTNEHKNLFFVPSTEPLKNQWVNFIFSGNARVCAKHFTDDCFLNLGQYRTGLAKRLKLKSRSVPTLLGSASNLGQASTSSDYIQPLISRDIACQTDHLEAHTVGTQLSLQTLRPHLNSDDGDAFGDGSTQCGATSESLRMDAPGTYHRELKILSVYGKGEGPLAVDGHDTLFTTSEMEALNSLSADHCVAKSLDRGERLVCRMELEDCDAFGDRSTQRGAASESLRVDTAGSSHMSSHSEELKILSFYGKGEGPLAVGGHDTPFTASEVETPSSLFADHSVATGLRRSERLVRHKELSVQGLDEEVPQKGSEPTYSSSLNDDIEEEQFSGDELLSDQDSDPESEISQIYDEKYIPESDEDDGEDPDASLDFMPQSKVKPVMPDVGASRSDTSVQDVPMVPSAAVASESGDSNQSEEMPEAEAERRKQEVTLQNTTIKNYCYVCGKPQSKISRHLKLHRKHAELVHLFSLPEKSKERKILLEKIRNKGNFKHNTTVLQAGEGPLKVKRQPKANIMAEKFIHCVYCRGMYIRKELWRHVRRCPCKPEGLNEEPGRTKVLGLAAAQESASCQQISCGVWKLLGVMKQDEVAIIVRKDLSIIQFAQSLYNKHGQDPTKYDYIRQKIREVGRFLLCLHTEFSIHTMEEAVKPANFQRVMRAVKKVSGFDEETHSFLTPSLALKLGHSLHKICDIIHCRALMAEDEDRIRSTDIFKKLYTSKWSELVSHGALNTLSDPKYHKPSTLHFTEDVQIFHRYLDKSAEEAFGNLKEVATSQNYARLAKVTLAQIIVFNRRRAGEVSKMLLKSFLERDNTKPHEDVAMGLSKTEQRLCNYFCRVEMMEKGGRKVAVLLTPSMVDALSLLASNRTESGVCATNLFLFARPKAMSHYRGHDCLRVHASQCGAKHPEHLRSTQLRKHVATLSRVLNLKNNELDQVADFSGHDIRVHRDFYRLPVPTTQLAKISKLLLSMEKGHLSGMQGKSLDEIEIDDEMVLSDAEANDDGSKYDSSDTADLPSECVTSEPVETASWSTITEQLHDTKYIGKDSGKEHGSRRAKKKVWSKVEVAAVMRHFKDPIRKGIPASINECRHCKQAEGPALTHRTLQNIRDFVRNRGIAAKRQAPKPTDTDH; from the exons ATGGCTTGCAAACGAGCCAGGCATGACAGTTGCTCTGTGTTTGGATgtacaaatgaacacaaaaatctattttttgttcCTTCAACCGAGCCTCTGAAGAACCAGTGGGTTAATTTTATTTTCTCTGGAAATGCGAGAGTCTGCGCCAAACATTTCACCGACGACTGCTTTCTCAACTTGGGCCAATACAGAACTGGACTTGCTAAGCGTCTAAAACTTAAGTCTAGATCAGTACCAACCCTCCTTGGCTCAGCCTCAAACCTCGGACAA GCCAGCACATCAAGTGATTACATTCAGCCGCTGATCTCAAGGGATATTGCCTGCCAGACAGACCACCTGGAAGCACATACTGTAGGCACACAGCTATCCTTACAGACTTTGCGGCCCCACTTAAACAGTGACG ACGGTGATGCCTTTGGAGATGGCAGCACGCAGTgcggcgccacctcagagagtctgcgTATGGACGCCCCTGGCACCTACCACAGGGAGCTGAAGATCCTGAGCGTCtatggaaaaggggagggcccactggcggtggacggccatgacaccctctttaCCACGTCAGAaatggaggccctgaactcgctctCTGCGGACCActgcgtggccaagagcctggaccGCGGCGAGCGATTGGTCTGCCGCATGGAGCTGG aagactgcgatgcctttggagaccgtagcacgcagcgcggcgctgcctcggagagtctgcgtgtggacaccgctggctcctcccacatgtccagtcacagcgaggaaCTGAAGATCCTGAGCttctacggaaaaggggagggcccactggcagTGGGTGGCCATGACACCCCCTTCACAGCGTCCGAAGTGGAGACCCCGAGCTCACTGTTtgcggaccacagcgtggccacgGGCCTTCGGCGCAGTGAGCGTTTGGTCCGCCATAAGGAGCTGAGTGTCCAG GGTCTTGATGAGGAAGTGCCTCAGAAGGGTTCTGAGCCAACATATTCCTCATCACTAAATGATGATATTGAAGAG GAGCAGTTTTCTGGAGATGAACTGCTTTCAGACCAGGACAGTGATCCAGAATCTGAAATTAGCCAAATATACGATGAGAAATACATACCTGAGTCAGATGAGGATGATGGCGAAGATCCAGATGCAAGCTTAGACTTCATGCCTCAGTCGAAAGTAAAACCAGTAATGCCTGATGTTGGAGCATCTAGATCAGACACCAGTGTCCAAGATGTGCCCATGGTTCCCAGTGCTGCTGTTGCATCTGAGTCAGGAGATTCAAACCAGTCAGAGGAAATGCCAGAAGCTGAAGCTGAACGACGCAAACAAGAAGTAACATTACAGAATACGACTATAAAAAATTACTGTTACGTTTGTGGTAAGCCACAGAGTAAAATCTCCCGTCACTTGAAATTGCACAGGAAACAtgctgaactagttcatttgtTTTCCCTCCCTGAAAAATCCAAGGAGCGCAAGATCCTATTAGAAAAAATTAGGAACAAGGGAAATTTTAAACATAATACGACAGTTTTACAGGCTGGAGAAGGACCACTGAAAGTGAAACGACAACCAAAGGCTAACATAATGGCAGAAAAGTTTATTCACTGCGTGTACTGTCGAGGTATGTACATTCGCAAGGAGCTTTGGAGACATGTCCGCAGATGCCCCTGTAAACCAGAAGGTTTGAATGAAGAACCTGGTAGAACCAAAGTACTTGGTCTGGCTGCAGCACAAGAGTCTGCATCCTGTCAGCAGATCTCATGTGGAGTGTGGAAGCTCCTTGGTGTCATGAAGCAGGATGAGGTTGCCATAATTGTGCGAAAGGACCTCTCAATTATTCAGTTTGCCCAATCACTTTACAACAAACATGGACAGGACCCCACAAAGTATGACTACATTCGTCAGAAGATCCGTGAAGTGGGCCGTTTTTTGTTGTGTCTGCACACAGAATTCTCCATACATACCATGGAGGAGGCTGTTAAACCTGCAAACTTCCAGAGAGTTATGCGAGCAGTAAAGAAAGTGTCCGGTTTTGACGAAGAGACACACTCATTCCTAACTCCAAGCCTTGCGCTGAAACTGGGACATTCGCTGCATAAAATCTGTGACATTATTCATTGTAGAGCACTCATGGCAGAAGATGAAGATCGGATCAGGTCCACTGACATTTTCAAGAAGTTGTACACTTCCAAGTGGTCGGAGTTGGTTTCACATGGTGCCCTGAACACACTGAGTGATCCCAAGTACCACAAGCCATCAACATTGCACTTCACCGAAGATGTCCAGATCTTTCATCGGTACCTTGACAAATCTGCAGAAGAAGCCTTTGGCAACTTGAAAGAGGTGGCCACCTCCCAGAACTATGCTCGACTTGCAAAAGTTACACTTGCACAAATCATTGTGTTTAATCGGAGACGTGCTGGGGAGGTTTCAAAAATGCTCCTCAAAAGTTTTCTTGAAAGGGACAACACAAAGCCTCATGAAGATGTTGCCATGGGGTTGTCAAAGACTGAACAGAGGCTCTGCAACTATTTCTGCCGTGTCGAAATGATGGAAAAAGGGGGCAGAAAGGTTGCAGTTCTGCTCACACCGAGCATGGTGGATGCTCTATCACTACTTGCAAGTAACAGAACTGAATCAGGTGTTTGTGCAACAAACCTCTTCCTTTTTGCAAGACCCAAAGCAATGAGCCACTACAGAGGACATGACTGTTTGCGTGTTCATGCAAGCCAGTGTGGCGCAAAGCACCCTGAGCACCTCAGGTCAACACAACTCAGGAAACATGTCGCCACACTGTCCCGAGTCCTCAACTTAAAAAACAATGAACTTGATCAGGTTGCAGATTTCTCGGGTCACGACATCCGTGTTCACCGTGATTTCTACAGATTACCAGTTCCCACAACACAACTGGCCAAGATTTCCAAACTGCTTCTATCAATGGAGAAAGGACATCTTTCCGGCATGCAGGGGAAATCCCTGGATGAGATTGAAATTGACG ATGAAATGGTTTTAAGTGATGCTGAGGCCAATGACGATGGGAGCAAATATGATAGCAGTGACACCGCAGACCTGCCGTCGGAGTGTGTGACTAGCGAGCCTGTGGAGACTGCATCGTGGTCTACAATCACAGAGCAGCTCCATGACACTAAATATATTG GAAAAGATTCTGGCAAAGAACATGGGTCCAGAAGAGCTAAAAAGAAAGTGTGGTCCAAGGTTGAGGTGGCTGCAGTAATGCGGCATTTCAAAGATCCGATACGTAAAGGAATACCGGCTTCAATAAATGAGTGCCGTCACTGTAAGCAGGCAGAAGGTCCTGCATTGACACACAGAACACTCCAAAATATAAGGGACTTTGTGAGAAACCGTGGAATAGCTGCAAAGAGGCAGGCTCCTAAACCAACAGACACCGATcattga
- the LOC115546039 gene encoding uncharacterized protein LOC115546039 isoform X5, with amino-acid sequence MACKRARHDSCSVFGCTNEHKNLFFVPSTEPLKNQWVNFIFSGNARVCAKHFTDDCFLNLGQYRTGLAKRLKLKSRSVPTLLGSASNLGQASTSSDYIQPLISRDIACQTDHLEAHTVGTQLSLQTLRPHLNSDEDGDAFGDGSTQCGATSESLRMDAPGTYHRELKILSVYGKGEGPLAVDGHDTLFTTSEMEALNSLSADHCVAKSLDRGERLVCRMELEDCDAFGDRSTQRGAASESLRVDTAGSSHMSSHSEELKILSFYGKGEGPLAVGGHDTPFTASEVETPSSLFADHSVATGLRRSERLVRHKELSVQVKNHLLIHHPKERLPLLQLQYTPSEIPHLYDSVNFFTLPNMPARLMPTFFPAWSAHLY; translated from the exons ATGGCTTGCAAACGAGCCAGGCATGACAGTTGCTCTGTGTTTGGATgtacaaatgaacacaaaaatctattttttgttcCTTCAACCGAGCCTCTGAAGAACCAGTGGGTTAATTTTATTTTCTCTGGAAATGCGAGAGTCTGCGCCAAACATTTCACCGACGACTGCTTTCTCAACTTGGGCCAATACAGAACTGGACTTGCTAAGCGTCTAAAACTTAAGTCTAGATCAGTACCAACCCTCCTTGGCTCAGCCTCAAACCTCGGACAA GCCAGCACATCAAGTGATTACATTCAGCCGCTGATCTCAAGGGATATTGCCTGCCAGACAGACCACCTGGAAGCACATACTGTAGGCACACAGCTATCCTTACAGACTTTGCGGCCCCACTTAAACAGTGACG AAGACGGTGATGCCTTTGGAGATGGCAGCACGCAGTgcggcgccacctcagagagtctgcgTATGGACGCCCCTGGCACCTACCACAGGGAGCTGAAGATCCTGAGCGTCtatggaaaaggggagggcccactggcggtggacggccatgacaccctctttaCCACGTCAGAaatggaggccctgaactcgctctCTGCGGACCActgcgtggccaagagcctggaccGCGGCGAGCGATTGGTCTGCCGCATGGAGCTGG aagactgcgatgcctttggagaccgtagcacgcagcgcggcgctgcctcggagagtctgcgtgtggacaccgctggctcctcccacatgtccagtcacagcgaggaaCTGAAGATCCTGAGCttctacggaaaaggggagggcccactggcagTGGGTGGCCATGACACCCCCTTCACAGCGTCCGAAGTGGAGACCCCGAGCTCACTGTTtgcggaccacagcgtggccacgGGCCTTCGGCGCAGTGAGCGTTTGGTCCGCCATAAGGAGCTGAGTGTCCAGGTTAaaaatcatcttctcattcaccatccaaaagagaggcttcctctgttgcAACTCCAGTACACACCCTCAGAAATcccacacctttatgattcagtcaacttttttacactgccaaatatgccggCCCGTCTTATGCCCACCTTTTTCCCTGCATGGTCCGCACATTTATATTGA
- the LOC115546039 gene encoding uncharacterized protein LOC115546039 isoform X3, which translates to MACKRARHDSCSVFGCTNEHKNLFFVPSTEPLKNQWVNFIFSGNARVCAKHFTDDCFLNLGQYRTGLAKRLKLKSRSVPTLLGSASNLGQASTSSDYIQPLISRDIACQTDHLEAHTVGTQLSLQTLRPHLNSDEDGDAFGDGSTQCGATSESLRMDAPGTYHRELKILSVYGKGEGPLAVDGHDTLFTTSEMEALNSLSADHCVAKSLDRGERLVCRMELEDCDAFGDRSTQRGAASESLRVDTAGSSHMSSHSEELKILSFYGKGEGPLAVGGHDTPFTASEVETPSSLFADHSVATGLRRSERLVRHKELSVQGLDEEVPQKGSEPTYSSSLNDDIEEEQFSGDELLSDQDSDPESEISQIYDEKYIPESDEDDGEDPDASLDFMPQSKVKPVMPDVGASRSDTSVQDVPMVPSAAVASESGDSNQSEEMPEAEAERRKQEVTLQNTTIKNYCYVCGKPQSKISRHLKLHRKHAELVHLFSLPEKSKERKILLEKIRNKGNFKHNTTVLQAGEGPLKVKRQPKANIMAEKFIHCVYCRGMYIRKELWRHVRRCPCKPEGLNEEPGRTKVLGLAAAQESASCQQISCGVWKLLGVMKQDEVAIIVRKDLSIIQFAQSLYNKHGQDPTKYDYIRQKIREVGRFLLCLHTEFSIHTMEEAVKPANFQRVMRAVKKVSGFDEETHSFLTPSLALKLGHSLHKICDIIHCRALMAEDEDRIRSTDIFKKLYTSKWSELVSHGALNTLSDPKYHKPSTLHFTEDVQIFHRYLDKSAEEAFGNLKEVATSQNYARLAKVTLAQIIVFNRRRAGEVSKMLLKSFLERDNTKPHEDVAMGLSKTEQRLCNYFCRVEMMEKGGRKVAVLLTPSMVDALSLLASNRTESGVCATNLFLFARPKAMSHYRGHDCLRVHASQCGAKHPEHLRSTQLRKHVATLSRVLNLKNNELDQVADFSGHDIRVHRDFYRLPVPTTQLAKISKLLLSMEKGHLSGMQGKSLDEIEIDDEMVLSDAEANDDGSKYDSSDTADLPSECVTSEPVETASWSTITEQLHDTKYIEDSNDNR; encoded by the exons ATGGCTTGCAAACGAGCCAGGCATGACAGTTGCTCTGTGTTTGGATgtacaaatgaacacaaaaatctattttttgttcCTTCAACCGAGCCTCTGAAGAACCAGTGGGTTAATTTTATTTTCTCTGGAAATGCGAGAGTCTGCGCCAAACATTTCACCGACGACTGCTTTCTCAACTTGGGCCAATACAGAACTGGACTTGCTAAGCGTCTAAAACTTAAGTCTAGATCAGTACCAACCCTCCTTGGCTCAGCCTCAAACCTCGGACAA GCCAGCACATCAAGTGATTACATTCAGCCGCTGATCTCAAGGGATATTGCCTGCCAGACAGACCACCTGGAAGCACATACTGTAGGCACACAGCTATCCTTACAGACTTTGCGGCCCCACTTAAACAGTGACG AAGACGGTGATGCCTTTGGAGATGGCAGCACGCAGTgcggcgccacctcagagagtctgcgTATGGACGCCCCTGGCACCTACCACAGGGAGCTGAAGATCCTGAGCGTCtatggaaaaggggagggcccactggcggtggacggccatgacaccctctttaCCACGTCAGAaatggaggccctgaactcgctctCTGCGGACCActgcgtggccaagagcctggaccGCGGCGAGCGATTGGTCTGCCGCATGGAGCTGG aagactgcgatgcctttggagaccgtagcacgcagcgcggcgctgcctcggagagtctgcgtgtggacaccgctggctcctcccacatgtccagtcacagcgaggaaCTGAAGATCCTGAGCttctacggaaaaggggagggcccactggcagTGGGTGGCCATGACACCCCCTTCACAGCGTCCGAAGTGGAGACCCCGAGCTCACTGTTtgcggaccacagcgtggccacgGGCCTTCGGCGCAGTGAGCGTTTGGTCCGCCATAAGGAGCTGAGTGTCCAG GGTCTTGATGAGGAAGTGCCTCAGAAGGGTTCTGAGCCAACATATTCCTCATCACTAAATGATGATATTGAAGAG GAGCAGTTTTCTGGAGATGAACTGCTTTCAGACCAGGACAGTGATCCAGAATCTGAAATTAGCCAAATATACGATGAGAAATACATACCTGAGTCAGATGAGGATGATGGCGAAGATCCAGATGCAAGCTTAGACTTCATGCCTCAGTCGAAAGTAAAACCAGTAATGCCTGATGTTGGAGCATCTAGATCAGACACCAGTGTCCAAGATGTGCCCATGGTTCCCAGTGCTGCTGTTGCATCTGAGTCAGGAGATTCAAACCAGTCAGAGGAAATGCCAGAAGCTGAAGCTGAACGACGCAAACAAGAAGTAACATTACAGAATACGACTATAAAAAATTACTGTTACGTTTGTGGTAAGCCACAGAGTAAAATCTCCCGTCACTTGAAATTGCACAGGAAACAtgctgaactagttcatttgtTTTCCCTCCCTGAAAAATCCAAGGAGCGCAAGATCCTATTAGAAAAAATTAGGAACAAGGGAAATTTTAAACATAATACGACAGTTTTACAGGCTGGAGAAGGACCACTGAAAGTGAAACGACAACCAAAGGCTAACATAATGGCAGAAAAGTTTATTCACTGCGTGTACTGTCGAGGTATGTACATTCGCAAGGAGCTTTGGAGACATGTCCGCAGATGCCCCTGTAAACCAGAAGGTTTGAATGAAGAACCTGGTAGAACCAAAGTACTTGGTCTGGCTGCAGCACAAGAGTCTGCATCCTGTCAGCAGATCTCATGTGGAGTGTGGAAGCTCCTTGGTGTCATGAAGCAGGATGAGGTTGCCATAATTGTGCGAAAGGACCTCTCAATTATTCAGTTTGCCCAATCACTTTACAACAAACATGGACAGGACCCCACAAAGTATGACTACATTCGTCAGAAGATCCGTGAAGTGGGCCGTTTTTTGTTGTGTCTGCACACAGAATTCTCCATACATACCATGGAGGAGGCTGTTAAACCTGCAAACTTCCAGAGAGTTATGCGAGCAGTAAAGAAAGTGTCCGGTTTTGACGAAGAGACACACTCATTCCTAACTCCAAGCCTTGCGCTGAAACTGGGACATTCGCTGCATAAAATCTGTGACATTATTCATTGTAGAGCACTCATGGCAGAAGATGAAGATCGGATCAGGTCCACTGACATTTTCAAGAAGTTGTACACTTCCAAGTGGTCGGAGTTGGTTTCACATGGTGCCCTGAACACACTGAGTGATCCCAAGTACCACAAGCCATCAACATTGCACTTCACCGAAGATGTCCAGATCTTTCATCGGTACCTTGACAAATCTGCAGAAGAAGCCTTTGGCAACTTGAAAGAGGTGGCCACCTCCCAGAACTATGCTCGACTTGCAAAAGTTACACTTGCACAAATCATTGTGTTTAATCGGAGACGTGCTGGGGAGGTTTCAAAAATGCTCCTCAAAAGTTTTCTTGAAAGGGACAACACAAAGCCTCATGAAGATGTTGCCATGGGGTTGTCAAAGACTGAACAGAGGCTCTGCAACTATTTCTGCCGTGTCGAAATGATGGAAAAAGGGGGCAGAAAGGTTGCAGTTCTGCTCACACCGAGCATGGTGGATGCTCTATCACTACTTGCAAGTAACAGAACTGAATCAGGTGTTTGTGCAACAAACCTCTTCCTTTTTGCAAGACCCAAAGCAATGAGCCACTACAGAGGACATGACTGTTTGCGTGTTCATGCAAGCCAGTGTGGCGCAAAGCACCCTGAGCACCTCAGGTCAACACAACTCAGGAAACATGTCGCCACACTGTCCCGAGTCCTCAACTTAAAAAACAATGAACTTGATCAGGTTGCAGATTTCTCGGGTCACGACATCCGTGTTCACCGTGATTTCTACAGATTACCAGTTCCCACAACACAACTGGCCAAGATTTCCAAACTGCTTCTATCAATGGAGAAAGGACATCTTTCCGGCATGCAGGGGAAATCCCTGGATGAGATTGAAATTGACG ATGAAATGGTTTTAAGTGATGCTGAGGCCAATGACGATGGGAGCAAATATGATAGCAGTGACACCGCAGACCTGCCGTCGGAGTGTGTGACTAGCGAGCCTGTGGAGACTGCATCGTGGTCTACAATCACAGAGCAGCTCCATGACACTAAATATATTG AAGACAGCAATGACAATAGATAG
- the LOC115546039 gene encoding uncharacterized protein LOC115546039 isoform X6, with protein MACKRARHDSCSVFGCTNEHKNLFFVPSTEPLKNQWVNFIFSGNARVCAKHFTDDCFLNLGQYRTGLAKRLKLKSRSVPTLLGSASNLGQASTSSDYIQPLISRDIACQTDHLEAHTVGTQLSLQTLRPHLNSDEDGDAFGDGSTQCGATSESLRMDAPGTYHRELKILSVYGKGEGPLAVDGHDTLFTTSEMEALNSLSADHCVAKSLDRGERLVCRMELGMQKTAMPLETVARSAALPRRVCVWTPLAPPTCPVTARN; from the exons ATGGCTTGCAAACGAGCCAGGCATGACAGTTGCTCTGTGTTTGGATgtacaaatgaacacaaaaatctattttttgttcCTTCAACCGAGCCTCTGAAGAACCAGTGGGTTAATTTTATTTTCTCTGGAAATGCGAGAGTCTGCGCCAAACATTTCACCGACGACTGCTTTCTCAACTTGGGCCAATACAGAACTGGACTTGCTAAGCGTCTAAAACTTAAGTCTAGATCAGTACCAACCCTCCTTGGCTCAGCCTCAAACCTCGGACAA GCCAGCACATCAAGTGATTACATTCAGCCGCTGATCTCAAGGGATATTGCCTGCCAGACAGACCACCTGGAAGCACATACTGTAGGCACACAGCTATCCTTACAGACTTTGCGGCCCCACTTAAACAGTGACG AAGACGGTGATGCCTTTGGAGATGGCAGCACGCAGTgcggcgccacctcagagagtctgcgTATGGACGCCCCTGGCACCTACCACAGGGAGCTGAAGATCCTGAGCGTCtatggaaaaggggagggcccactggcggtggacggccatgacaccctctttaCCACGTCAGAaatggaggccctgaactcgctctCTGCGGACCActgcgtggccaagagcctggaccGCGGCGAGCGATTGGTCTGCCGCATGGAGCTGGGtatgcag aagactgcgatgcctttggagaccgtagcacgcagcgcggcgctgcctcggagagtctgcgtgtggacaccgctggctcctcccacatgtccagtcacagcgaggaaCTGA